The following coding sequences are from one Parabacteroides pacaensis window:
- a CDS encoding AAA family ATPase produces the protein MKILAIRGRNIASLDGEFEVDFTSEPLISAGIFAISGSTGAGKSTLLDTMCLALFARTPRTDQAKENEVWLKDVKDSALTQGDARNLLRRGAISGYAEVDFLALNGHRYRSRWSVRRARDKETGALQNYKISIFDLDAEKEEQGNRKELQNRIIELVGLTFDQFTRSVLLAQNDFSTFLKADQSEKATLLEKLTGTELYSAISQLIYQRNIEAKDAYEQLRRQIEGVDLLTEEEFLQLQTGQQEMESTLYLLNKEKTAVENKLKWFRELEELAANVEEARRELAQIRITWEENKPRIVYLDQVMQVQEARSMYIAEKNVNHTLQEKSQQLQKCNEQIEQTFSVYERISCRHAQLIKEYEELEAQYKSIEPQLKEARQIDIRMDELISVLRETENRLAKASNNRMQREKEDLLLCEKLSANAIDIASLTEWREKHVSREHVAEQVSLLTLQLDHAEAARRDKEAASARFSKLQFSLRDLEENEVKKKEALTVKQELSRQVGESLAKLQDEQQKDIPLEVLQAQIHSVREQKEMLRAGAICWKELDGLESEWVTRKKLRDENEQALTSLERESVQHADLLKMALQGKLQAEHIYNSAMLAVADGVEKLRSRLEDNHPCPVCGSTEHPYAGTDEKLHLALTVVREEVMKSTRQYDEELKNTERLKQSVTNLAAEIGKQTLELKALTKKIDTAQESWNTFDLPECKSLDPEKRHDWFLAAYEKVTRSLEDLLQKERGISGRQQKMQVLLQEHMSLLQQVNSFHKEVQDISNEKQLNLNNQETERAIIRSNENVLQEALASINNLFGNEKWQVAWEKDSKAFRQTLTDFAVQWEENKRKLQEKQTQQTHLLAEQKAMNAYLPTLMQAEDNCRKDLDAQRKQLEALKSNRKELLNGRAVSEVESDFQSRIGEKKKNVSATQAELEKVSHLYEQSKGTISQIKSDLQLLTGQAAACRQQLDIWLSSFNTRHLEALTYKGLDELLAKDSQWIQSERSEINRLNSNLVAAQAKLREREEKLKVCNSRRIELEINESTPESLQTLLGNIGEQQQKQTALHTEYSFKLRNHLENKEKIRSLEGELKKKQVIYDQWSKLNDLAGSSDGGKFRRIAQGYTLDVLLGYANVHLRSLSRRYRLERVPETLALQVIDREMCDEVRTVHSLSGGESFLVSLALALGLSSLSSNQMNVESLFIDEGFGSLDADTLRIALDALESLRTQGRKIGVISHVQEMTERIPVQVKVEKLGNGKSKVCIYS, from the coding sequence ATGAAAATATTAGCTATCCGGGGAAGAAATATCGCTTCGTTAGATGGAGAGTTTGAAGTAGACTTTACTTCCGAACCTTTGATATCCGCAGGTATTTTTGCTATTTCAGGTTCTACAGGCGCAGGTAAGTCTACGTTGTTAGATACTATGTGCCTTGCCCTTTTTGCCCGAACTCCGCGAACCGATCAGGCAAAAGAAAATGAAGTCTGGTTGAAAGATGTGAAAGATTCCGCTTTAACGCAAGGTGATGCCAGGAATTTGTTACGCAGAGGAGCTATTTCGGGATATGCGGAAGTAGACTTTCTGGCTTTAAACGGCCATCGTTACCGTTCCCGTTGGAGTGTAAGGCGTGCCAGGGATAAAGAAACAGGAGCATTACAAAATTATAAGATCTCTATTTTCGATCTGGATGCAGAAAAAGAAGAGCAAGGAAACCGGAAAGAATTACAAAATCGTATTATCGAATTGGTAGGGCTTACTTTTGACCAATTTACTCGTTCTGTTTTATTGGCGCAAAATGATTTTTCCACTTTTTTGAAAGCAGATCAGAGTGAGAAGGCTACTTTATTGGAGAAGTTGACCGGTACGGAATTATATTCCGCTATATCCCAACTGATTTATCAAAGAAATATAGAGGCAAAAGATGCCTATGAGCAACTTCGTAGACAAATTGAAGGGGTGGACCTTTTAACAGAAGAAGAATTTCTTCAACTTCAAACCGGGCAACAAGAAATGGAGAGTACCCTTTACTTGTTAAATAAGGAAAAGACTGCTGTCGAAAATAAGTTAAAGTGGTTTCGAGAGTTGGAAGAACTGGCTGCAAATGTAGAAGAGGCAAGGAGGGAACTTGCCCAGATCCGGATAACGTGGGAAGAAAACAAGCCCCGTATTGTGTATTTAGACCAAGTAATGCAAGTCCAGGAAGCCCGTTCCATGTATATTGCAGAAAAAAATGTAAATCATACTTTACAAGAAAAAAGTCAACAGTTACAGAAATGTAATGAACAAATAGAGCAAACATTTTCCGTGTATGAACGGATCAGCTGCCGGCACGCTCAATTGATAAAAGAATACGAAGAATTAGAAGCCCAGTATAAAAGCATAGAGCCGCAACTGAAAGAAGCCCGCCAAATAGATATAAGAATGGATGAGCTTATAAGTGTTTTGCGTGAAACGGAAAACCGGTTGGCAAAAGCTTCGAACAACCGGATGCAGAGAGAGAAAGAGGATCTTCTTCTCTGTGAAAAACTGTCTGCAAATGCTATAGATATTGCTTCTTTGACGGAATGGCGGGAAAAACATGTTTCGCGAGAACATGTGGCGGAGCAAGTATCATTGTTAACGCTTCAGTTAGACCATGCGGAAGCTGCCCGGCGTGATAAAGAAGCTGCCTCTGCCCGTTTCTCTAAACTTCAATTCTCTTTACGTGACTTAGAAGAAAATGAGGTGAAAAAGAAAGAAGCTCTTACGGTTAAACAGGAATTGTCCCGACAGGTAGGAGAGTCGTTAGCCAAATTACAGGACGAACAGCAAAAAGACATTCCCTTAGAAGTGTTGCAAGCACAGATTCATAGTGTCAGGGAACAGAAAGAGATGCTTCGTGCCGGAGCTATATGTTGGAAAGAGCTGGATGGATTGGAAAGTGAATGGGTTACCCGTAAAAAGTTGCGGGATGAAAACGAGCAGGCTTTAACCTCTTTGGAAAGAGAATCCGTACAGCATGCGGATTTGTTGAAAATGGCTTTACAAGGAAAGTTACAAGCGGAACATATTTATAATAGTGCTATGCTTGCCGTGGCAGACGGAGTAGAAAAATTACGTTCCCGCCTGGAAGACAATCATCCTTGCCCGGTTTGTGGGAGTACCGAGCATCCGTATGCAGGAACGGATGAAAAATTGCATCTGGCATTAACGGTTGTCCGGGAAGAAGTAATGAAATCTACCCGGCAATATGATGAGGAGCTTAAAAATACCGAACGTTTAAAACAGTCCGTCACCAATCTGGCTGCCGAGATAGGGAAACAAACGTTAGAATTAAAGGCATTAACTAAGAAGATCGATACGGCACAAGAGAGTTGGAATACATTCGATTTGCCGGAGTGTAAAAGTTTGGATCCTGAAAAACGGCATGATTGGTTTCTTGCTGCGTATGAAAAGGTAACCCGTTCTTTAGAAGATTTGCTTCAAAAGGAAAGAGGTATTTCCGGCAGGCAACAGAAGATGCAGGTATTGTTACAGGAACACATGTCGCTTCTTCAGCAAGTAAATTCGTTCCATAAAGAAGTACAGGATATTTCCAATGAGAAGCAATTAAATTTAAACAACCAGGAGACAGAGCGTGCCATTATTCGATCCAACGAAAATGTATTGCAGGAAGCCTTGGCTTCTATTAATAATTTGTTTGGTAATGAAAAGTGGCAAGTTGCTTGGGAAAAGGATTCGAAAGCGTTTCGCCAGACTCTTACGGATTTTGCCGTTCAATGGGAAGAAAATAAAAGAAAGCTTCAGGAGAAACAAACGCAACAGACCCATTTGTTAGCAGAACAAAAAGCAATGAATGCTTATCTCCCCACTTTGATGCAAGCGGAGGATAATTGCCGGAAAGACTTGGATGCCCAACGAAAACAGTTGGAAGCGTTAAAAAGCAATCGAAAAGAATTATTAAACGGGCGTGCGGTAAGTGAAGTGGAATCGGATTTCCAGAGTAGGATAGGAGAGAAAAAAAAGAATGTGTCCGCTACTCAAGCGGAATTGGAAAAAGTTTCCCATCTTTACGAGCAAAGCAAAGGAACTATTTCCCAAATAAAATCCGATTTGCAATTGCTTACGGGGCAGGCTGCTGCTTGCAGGCAACAACTAGATATCTGGCTCAGTAGTTTTAATACCCGTCATCTGGAGGCACTTACGTATAAAGGTTTGGATGAATTATTAGCGAAAGATAGTCAATGGATCCAGTCGGAAAGAAGTGAAATCAATCGTTTGAATTCTAATTTGGTTGCTGCGCAAGCCAAGCTTAGGGAACGGGAAGAAAAGCTTAAAGTATGCAATTCCCGCCGGATAGAGTTGGAAATCAATGAATCTACGCCTGAGTCGCTTCAAACCTTATTGGGCAATATTGGAGAACAGCAGCAAAAACAAACTGCTTTGCATACGGAGTATTCATTTAAGTTGCGGAATCATCTGGAGAATAAAGAAAAAATCAGGAGTTTAGAAGGAGAATTGAAGAAGAAACAGGTTATTTATGACCAATGGTCGAAATTAAATGATTTGGCAGGCTCGTCGGATGGAGGTAAATTCCGACGTATCGCACAAGGGTATACCTTGGATGTGTTGTTAGGATACGCCAATGTGCATTTGCGCTCGCTTTCCCGGAGATACCGCTTGGAACGTGTCCCGGAGACGTTAGCGTTGCAAGTTATCGACAGGGAAATGTGCGATGAGGTACGTACCGTACATTCTCTTTCCGGCGGGGAGTCATTTTTAGTTTCCCTTGCTTTGGCATTAGGCTTGTCTTCTTTGTCGTCCAATCAAATGAATGTAGAGTCTCTCTTTATCGATGAAGGATTTGGTTCGTTGGATGCCGATACGCTCCGGATTGCCTTGGATGCCTTGGAGAGCTTACGTACACAGGGACGTAAAATCGGGGTTATTTCACATGTACAGGAAATGACGGAGCGTATTCCGGTACAGGTGAAAGTTGAAAAATTGGGAAATGGAAAGAGTAAAGTTTGCATATATAGTTAA
- a CDS encoding exonuclease SbcCD subunit D, with the protein MIKILHTADWHLGQTFFGYDREEEHEAFLIWLSEILIQKEIDVLLVAGDIFDVANPSAAAQYRFYYFLRQFISRNPQLQIIIVAGNHDSAARLEAPLPLLEEMNTHIVGIVERKQDGSIDFDKLILPLYDRNRNVQAWCMAVPFLRQGDYPPSEQENDTYVMGVGRMYKQLYKYAVTKKNTGQAILAMGHLHACGAELSADDPSERIIMGGLESVSLDTFNEDLAYVALGHIHRAQRLGGRENIRYSGSPLPMSFSELRYRHQVVYVEIEGEKARKIEPILIPRLVNLLAVPEKPCPPEEVIEALEALPEKTEKDGLPPFLEVRVLLLEPEPSFRHQVEKIVENKPVRLTSIVPSYSHKETEDVEFVSTYTDLQKIDPVNMLKQAFTRKYHLEMPDELQRLFRKVIEELNAKSERL; encoded by the coding sequence ATGATAAAAATATTACATACCGCAGATTGGCATTTGGGACAAACCTTTTTTGGCTATGACCGTGAGGAAGAACACGAAGCTTTTCTTATCTGGTTAAGTGAAATCCTTATCCAGAAAGAAATAGATGTTCTTCTGGTTGCCGGAGATATTTTTGATGTAGCAAACCCTTCGGCTGCTGCCCAGTATCGTTTTTATTATTTTTTGAGACAATTTATCAGTCGCAATCCCCAGCTCCAAATTATAATCGTTGCAGGAAACCATGATTCGGCAGCACGGTTGGAAGCTCCTTTGCCATTATTGGAAGAGATGAATACTCATATTGTGGGAATTGTAGAGCGTAAGCAAGATGGATCTATCGATTTTGATAAATTGATACTACCGCTTTACGACAGGAATAGAAATGTGCAAGCCTGGTGTATGGCGGTTCCTTTTTTACGGCAAGGGGATTATCCTCCTTCCGAGCAAGAGAATGATACGTATGTTATGGGAGTGGGGAGAATGTATAAGCAATTATATAAATACGCAGTAACCAAGAAAAATACAGGACAAGCTATCCTTGCGATGGGACATTTACATGCTTGTGGTGCCGAACTTTCCGCAGACGATCCGAGTGAACGGATTATTATGGGTGGGCTGGAGTCGGTATCACTCGATACGTTTAATGAAGATTTAGCGTATGTTGCTTTGGGACATATTCATAGAGCGCAACGTTTAGGAGGTCGGGAAAATATTCGTTATTCGGGAAGTCCGTTACCAATGTCCTTTTCCGAATTACGCTACCGGCATCAGGTCGTGTATGTAGAAATAGAAGGAGAGAAAGCCCGTAAAATAGAACCTATCCTTATTCCTCGTCTGGTAAATTTGTTAGCTGTACCTGAAAAACCGTGTCCGCCGGAAGAAGTCATCGAGGCACTGGAAGCTCTTCCGGAAAAAACAGAAAAGGACGGATTGCCTCCTTTTCTCGAAGTAAGGGTATTGTTGTTGGAACCGGAACCTTCTTTCCGGCATCAAGTAGAAAAGATAGTAGAAAATAAACCAGTTCGTTTAACGTCTATTGTTCCTTCTTACTCTCATAAAGAAACAGAAGATGTCGAATTTGTTTCTACCTACACTGATTTGCAGAAGATAGATCCTGTAAACATGCTGAAACAAGCTTTTACTAGGAAATATCATCTAGAGATGCCGGACGAATTGCAACGGTTATTCCGGAAAGTAATAGAAGAGTTGAATGCTAAATCCGAGAGGTTATGA
- a CDS encoding manganese catalase family protein: protein MFCHVKELQFNARVSKPDPRFARLLLEQFGGGNGELKAAMQYFVQSFSCRNPYPDKYDMLMDIATEELGHLEIVGATIQMLLGGTNGQIKDVADNEDIMKMREGSAAKEDLLHAALVNPQFAVLAAGCPTLTDSNGNPWTATYVNADGELTVDLRSNMAAESRAKLVYEYLLPFTDDPDVKATLIFLMTREVAHYQQFEAALDTIQPNFPPGILQSDPRYSNLYYNTSMGEDFRGPWNEGVSTQLKEEWQYIEKPRQQVEATNGLTDIEPKGTDRTEASVKKMDKALGKERSEEIKKATPEKDLHWCTYSEAKIEGCMADMK from the coding sequence ATGTTTTGTCACGTAAAAGAATTACAATTCAATGCACGGGTGTCTAAACCAGACCCACGTTTTGCAAGGTTATTATTAGAACAATTTGGTGGAGGTAATGGAGAACTAAAAGCTGCCATGCAGTATTTTGTACAATCTTTTAGTTGCAGGAATCCATATCCTGATAAATATGATATGTTGATGGATATAGCAACAGAAGAACTTGGACATTTGGAAATAGTAGGTGCAACTATCCAAATGTTGTTAGGTGGAACGAATGGACAGATTAAAGATGTTGCAGATAACGAAGACATCATGAAAATGAGAGAAGGTAGTGCTGCGAAAGAAGATCTTTTACATGCTGCTTTAGTGAATCCGCAATTTGCCGTATTAGCTGCAGGCTGCCCTACGTTAACAGATAGTAACGGTAATCCTTGGACAGCTACCTATGTAAATGCAGATGGTGAATTAACGGTAGATCTGCGTTCGAATATGGCGGCAGAATCCAGAGCTAAATTAGTGTATGAGTATCTATTGCCGTTTACGGATGATCCCGATGTAAAGGCTACTTTGATTTTCCTTATGACTCGGGAGGTAGCACACTATCAACAATTCGAAGCTGCCTTGGATACTATCCAACCTAATTTCCCTCCGGGTATATTGCAAAGTGATCCGCGTTATAGTAATCTGTATTATAATACTTCTATGGGTGAAGACTTCAGGGGTCCTTGGAATGAAGGAGTAAGCACTCAGTTAAAAGAAGAGTGGCAATATATTGAAAAGCCGAGACAACAAGTAGAAGCAACAAATGGATTAACCGATATAGAACCTAAAGGTACAGACCGTACGGAAGCTTCTGTAAAGAAGATGGATAAAGCATTAGGAAAAGAACGTAGTGAAGAAATCAAAAAAGCTACGCCGGAAAAAGATTTGCATTGGTGTACTTATTCTGAAGCAAAAATTGAAGGATGTATGGCAGACATGAAATAA